A part of Desulfofundulus salinus genomic DNA contains:
- the xerD gene encoding site-specific tyrosine recombinase XerD: MQALIGSFIHYLAVEKGLARNTTSSYQLDLNQYWLFCQSQRLDPLGEGRSAVMAYLLKLKKDGRAPATISRHLAALKSFYRFLVQEGVISADPTANLESPRLAQRLPRVLTTEEVDRLLAQPRTSSATGLRDKAMLELLYATGLRVSELVSLDLADVNLEHGFVRCFGKGSKERIIPLGSVAAFYVSEYLTRARGKLTRGTNTPALFVNQQGRRLTRQGFWKIIKKYARQGRITKVITPHVLRHSFATHLLENGADLRSVQELLGHADIATTQIYTHLTRTRLREIYDRTHPRAQLDG, encoded by the coding sequence TTGCAGGCATTAATTGGCAGTTTTATCCATTATCTGGCGGTGGAAAAGGGGCTGGCCCGAAACACCACGTCTTCCTACCAGCTCGATTTAAATCAGTACTGGCTTTTTTGCCAGTCCCAGCGGTTGGATCCCCTGGGGGAGGGACGCAGTGCCGTAATGGCTTATTTGCTCAAATTAAAAAAAGACGGACGGGCTCCAGCCACCATTTCCCGGCACCTGGCGGCTTTAAAATCTTTCTACCGTTTTCTGGTTCAAGAAGGAGTCATTTCTGCCGACCCTACCGCTAATCTGGAATCGCCCCGCCTCGCCCAGCGGTTGCCGAGGGTATTGACCACCGAAGAAGTAGACAGGCTTCTGGCTCAACCCCGCACATCCTCGGCCACCGGACTGCGGGATAAGGCCATGCTGGAGCTGCTTTACGCCACCGGCCTGCGGGTGAGTGAACTGGTTTCCCTGGATCTGGCCGATGTTAATCTGGAACACGGTTTTGTGCGTTGCTTTGGGAAAGGATCCAAAGAACGGATTATCCCCCTGGGTTCTGTGGCGGCCTTTTATGTGTCCGAATACCTCACCCGGGCCAGGGGTAAACTAACCAGAGGCACCAATACCCCCGCTCTGTTTGTCAATCAGCAAGGCCGCCGCCTCACCCGGCAGGGATTCTGGAAGATTATTAAAAAATATGCCCGCCAGGGGCGAATTACCAAGGTGATAACCCCCCACGTCTTACGCCATTCCTTTGCCACCCACTTGCTGGAAAACGGTGCCGACCTGCGCTCTGTTCAGGAATTGCTCGGTCACGCCGATATTGCCACCACGCAAATTTACACCCATTTAACCCGCACCAGGCTGCGGGAAATTTACGACCGCACCCATCCCCGGGCACAACTGGATGGATAA
- a CDS encoding phosphopentomutase — MAATISRLTLIVLDSVGIGELPDAAQYGDAGSNTLANTARVVGGLNLPHLGRLGLGNIVPIEGVPPVDRPLAAYGRMAEASAGKDTTTGHWEIAGLLLERPFPVYPNGFPPEIIKPFEERIGRPVLGNKAASGTAIIEELGPEHMRTGYPIVYTSADSVFQIAAHEEIIPVEELYRMCRIARELLTGDHAVGRVIARPFVGRPGAFKRTDRRRDFSLLPPGPTVLDLLLENGFPVLAVGKIEDIFAGKGITEAVHTEGNMDGVDQTLACMRRLERGLIFTNLVDFDMLYGHRNNPRGYAGALEAFDRRLPEILHATRPDEVLIITADHGCDPTTSSTDHSREYVPLLVYGHRVKPGVNLGTRNTFSDVAATVAELFGLFYPRGTSFAREILR, encoded by the coding sequence TTGGCCGCAACCATCAGCCGTCTTACCCTTATTGTTCTTGACAGCGTGGGTATCGGGGAGCTTCCCGACGCCGCTCAATACGGGGATGCGGGCAGCAATACCCTCGCCAATACTGCCCGGGTCGTGGGAGGACTCAATTTACCCCACCTGGGCCGGCTGGGCCTGGGAAATATTGTTCCCATCGAGGGAGTTCCCCCGGTGGACCGGCCCCTGGCCGCTTACGGGCGGATGGCTGAGGCTTCCGCCGGCAAGGATACTACCACCGGCCACTGGGAAATTGCCGGTTTATTGCTGGAACGACCCTTTCCAGTCTATCCCAACGGCTTTCCCCCGGAAATAATCAAGCCCTTTGAGGAGCGCATCGGGCGGCCCGTATTGGGGAATAAAGCGGCCTCCGGTACGGCTATCATTGAGGAACTGGGCCCGGAGCACATGAGGACCGGGTATCCCATTGTTTATACCTCGGCCGACAGTGTGTTTCAAATTGCCGCCCATGAAGAGATTATTCCCGTGGAGGAATTATACCGGATGTGCCGTATTGCCCGGGAGTTGCTCACCGGTGACCACGCCGTAGGGCGGGTTATTGCCCGGCCCTTTGTGGGGCGGCCCGGTGCTTTTAAGCGCACGGACAGGCGGCGGGATTTCTCCCTCCTTCCGCCGGGACCCACCGTTTTAGATTTGCTTTTAGAAAACGGATTTCCTGTTCTGGCCGTAGGCAAAATTGAGGATATTTTTGCCGGCAAAGGCATTACCGAAGCCGTACATACGGAAGGTAATATGGACGGGGTGGATCAAACCCTTGCCTGCATGCGACGCCTGGAGCGGGGGCTGATTTTTACCAACCTGGTAGACTTTGACATGCTTTACGGTCACCGCAACAATCCCCGGGGGTATGCCGGTGCCCTGGAGGCTTTTGACCGGCGCCTGCCGGAAATTTTGCATGCCACCAGACCCGATGAGGTGCTGATTATCACCGCCGATCACGGGTGTGATCCCACCACCAGCAGTACAGACCACAGCCGGGAATACGTACCTCTTCTGGTTTACGGCCACAGGGTGAAACCAGGGGTAAATCTGGGGACTCGCAATACTTTCAGTGACGTGGCCGCCACTGTGGCCGAGCTTTTCGGACTTTTCTATCCGCGGGGAACCAGTTTCGCCCGGGAAATATTGAGGTGA
- a CDS encoding pyrimidine-nucleoside phosphorylase has protein sequence MRMYDIILKKRQGFELTTEEINFFVRGYTAGEIPDYQAAALLMAIFFRGLNSRETADLTLAMASSGERVDLSGIPGCKVDKHSTGGVGDKTTLVLAPLVAAAGVSVAKMSGRGLGHTGGTVDKLGSIPGFKVNLTPDDFIRQVREVGVAVVAQTGNLVPADKKLYALRDVTATVDSIPLIASSVMSKKIAAGADAIVLDVKAGSGAFMRSVDEASTLARAMVAIGRQAGKKTVAVISDMDQPLGFAVGNALEVREAIETLSGQGPSDLRELCLVLGGHMLVLAGAATDVEEGMNRLAGLLERGRALDKFREMVKAQGGDPRVADEPDLLPEASYKEQVKAQEDRYVAAIHAERIGRVAMLLGAGRKTREDTIDPAVGVVLHKKVGDRVKVGDVLATLHVNNPDNLATARQLIAGAFTFSSSAPGVKKLIHGVVGLQGVVYQCLS, from the coding sequence GTGCGCATGTACGATATTATCCTGAAAAAACGCCAGGGATTCGAGCTCACCACGGAAGAAATCAACTTTTTTGTCCGGGGATATACGGCTGGGGAAATACCCGATTACCAGGCAGCAGCGTTATTAATGGCCATTTTCTTCCGGGGACTTAATTCCCGGGAAACGGCGGACCTCACCCTGGCCATGGCCAGTTCAGGAGAACGGGTCGATCTTTCCGGCATTCCTGGATGCAAGGTGGACAAGCACAGTACCGGCGGGGTGGGAGACAAAACCACCCTGGTGCTGGCCCCCCTGGTGGCTGCCGCCGGGGTATCCGTGGCCAAGATGTCCGGCCGGGGATTGGGCCACACCGGCGGAACTGTGGATAAGCTGGGGTCCATTCCCGGTTTTAAGGTAAACCTTACTCCGGATGATTTTATACGCCAGGTCAGGGAAGTTGGCGTGGCGGTGGTGGCCCAAACGGGCAACCTGGTGCCGGCGGATAAGAAGCTCTACGCCCTGCGGGACGTGACGGCCACGGTGGACAGCATTCCCCTGATTGCTTCCAGCGTGATGAGCAAAAAAATCGCCGCCGGAGCCGATGCCATCGTCCTGGATGTAAAGGCGGGCAGCGGAGCCTTTATGCGTTCCGTGGATGAGGCCTCTACCCTGGCCCGGGCCATGGTAGCCATCGGCCGCCAGGCAGGCAAAAAGACTGTGGCCGTGATAAGCGATATGGACCAGCCTCTGGGCTTTGCCGTGGGCAACGCCCTGGAGGTGCGGGAGGCCATTGAGACCCTGTCCGGGCAGGGTCCATCCGATTTGCGGGAGCTGTGTCTCGTGCTGGGCGGCCACATGCTCGTCCTGGCCGGTGCGGCAACGGATGTAGAGGAAGGGATGAACCGGCTGGCTGGCTTGCTTGAACGGGGACGGGCATTGGACAAGTTCCGGGAGATGGTTAAGGCCCAGGGCGGTGATCCGCGGGTGGCGGATGAACCGGATCTGTTACCGGAGGCCTCATACAAAGAGCAGGTGAAGGCGCAGGAAGATAGGTATGTGGCAGCCATCCATGCCGAAAGAATTGGCCGGGTAGCCATGCTTTTAGGGGCCGGCCGGAAGACCAGGGAAGACACCATCGACCCGGCAGTGGGAGTAGTGTTGCACAAAAAGGTGGGCGACCGCGTCAAGGTGGGGGACGTCCTGGCCACTTTGCATGTAAACAATCCGGACAATCTGGCCACAGCGCGGCAGCTAATCGCCGGAGCCTTTACCTTCAGTTCCAGCGCACCCGGGGTAAAAAAGCTGATCCACGGGGTGGTTGGCCTTCAAGGAGTCGTGTATCAATGTTTGAGTTAA
- a CDS encoding Fic family protein: MFELIDQKKKELDALRPFPPAVAARLREFYLVEWTHHSTALEGNTLTLMETRVVLEGITVGGKTLREHLEIIDHKDAIEYVEEYVHEDIPLTETFIRDVHRLVLKSTFPDAAGRYRTGNVVIAGSKHRPPEGFQVPALMKNLVEDFNTRWSTKHPVERAAWLHWKLTHIHPFVDGNGRTARLLMNFIFMREGYPPVVFKKEERERYLTSLEEASVTGNMMSFLELVRDALLTSLETFLSVARSS; encoded by the coding sequence ATGTTTGAGTTAATAGACCAAAAAAAGAAAGAGCTGGATGCCTTAAGGCCCTTTCCTCCTGCCGTTGCCGCCAGGCTGAGGGAATTTTACCTCGTGGAGTGGACCCACCACTCCACGGCCCTGGAAGGAAATACTCTGACTCTAATGGAGACGCGGGTGGTTCTGGAAGGCATTACCGTGGGAGGTAAAACGCTGCGGGAACACCTGGAGATCATTGACCATAAAGATGCCATTGAGTACGTTGAGGAATATGTCCATGAGGACATTCCCTTAACGGAAACATTTATCAGAGATGTTCACCGCCTCGTGCTTAAGAGTACCTTTCCGGATGCGGCCGGACGCTACCGTACGGGTAACGTGGTTATTGCCGGGAGTAAACACAGACCCCCTGAAGGGTTCCAGGTGCCAGCCTTAATGAAGAATCTGGTTGAAGATTTTAATACCAGATGGTCAACCAAACACCCTGTGGAAAGGGCAGCCTGGCTGCACTGGAAACTAACGCACATTCACCCCTTTGTGGATGGCAACGGGCGGACGGCCCGGTTGCTGATGAATTTTATTTTCATGCGGGAGGGGTATCCACCCGTAGTTTTCAAAAAAGAGGAGCGGGAGCGCTACCTGACCTCTCTGGAGGAGGCGTCGGTGACCGGTAATATGATGTCCTTTCTGGAGTTGGTCAGGGATGCTTTGCTGACCTCCCTGGAGACATTTTTAAGTGTGGCTCGTTCCTCATGA
- a CDS encoding NifB/NifX family molybdenum-iron cluster-binding protein, which yields MKVAVCAQDNHIDARVDPRFGRCPYFIVVDLDSGDWEGVQNTGTQSSGGAGVQTAQLLVNRGVNVVLVDRIGPNAMEVLGRAGIQVYGGINGTVSQSLEAYRQGRLTLLSRANSPSHGGMGRG from the coding sequence ATGAAGGTGGCTGTTTGCGCTCAGGATAACCACATTGATGCCCGGGTAGACCCTCGCTTTGGTCGCTGCCCGTATTTCATTGTGGTAGACCTGGACAGCGGAGACTGGGAAGGGGTACAGAACACGGGAACACAGTCCAGTGGGGGTGCCGGCGTTCAAACGGCACAATTGCTGGTCAACCGGGGCGTCAATGTGGTACTGGTGGACCGTATTGGACCCAATGCCATGGAAGTGCTCGGCAGGGCAGGGATCCAGGTATATGGGGGAATAAACGGTACGGTAAGCCAGAGCCTTGAAGCCTACCGCCAGGGGCGGTTGACCCTCCTCAGCCGGGCAAACTCCCCCAGCCATGGCGGTATGGGAAGGGGTTAG
- a CDS encoding ATP-binding protein, giving the protein MIIAVASGKGGTGKTSVASSLALVAAEKGEVLFLDCDVEEPNGHIMLKPRWHKKETVRVPVPEINREKCTLCGRCAEVCAFHALVVLPQEVMLFPTMCHGCGGCWQLCPAGAISPGWREIGQVEEGSSGKIGFVHGRLNVGEAISPPLIQAVKERIRPDILNIIDAPAGTSCPVIRAVKGAGFCLLVTEPTPFGLHDLKLAYEMATQLGVPCGVAVNRSDGNDSLIRRFCHNNNLPLLFQLPQDREVARGYARGIPAVEVRPEWKEHLLALLAFLEKGGYARCAN; this is encoded by the coding sequence ATGATCATTGCAGTAGCCAGCGGCAAGGGGGGGACGGGTAAAACTTCAGTGGCCAGCAGCCTGGCCCTGGTGGCGGCGGAAAAAGGAGAAGTATTGTTCCTGGACTGTGATGTAGAAGAACCCAACGGTCACATCATGCTTAAACCGCGCTGGCACAAAAAAGAAACGGTGCGGGTTCCGGTACCGGAAATCAACCGGGAAAAATGTACCTTATGTGGCAGGTGTGCGGAGGTTTGTGCCTTCCATGCCCTGGTCGTCCTCCCTCAGGAGGTTATGCTTTTCCCCACCATGTGCCACGGCTGCGGGGGATGCTGGCAGCTCTGCCCGGCCGGAGCCATTTCTCCCGGGTGGCGGGAAATAGGACAGGTTGAAGAAGGTTCAAGCGGGAAAATTGGTTTTGTTCACGGCCGGTTAAATGTGGGTGAGGCCATCAGTCCTCCTCTCATCCAGGCAGTCAAGGAGCGAATTCGACCGGACATATTGAACATAATCGATGCACCGGCGGGAACCTCCTGCCCGGTAATCCGGGCAGTGAAAGGAGCCGGCTTCTGCCTCCTGGTTACCGAACCCACGCCTTTCGGACTTCATGACCTGAAACTGGCATATGAAATGGCCACCCAGCTGGGGGTGCCCTGCGGAGTGGCTGTTAACCGTTCAGATGGAAATGATAGCCTCATACGCCGGTTCTGCCACAATAATAACCTCCCCCTGCTTTTCCAGCTGCCCCAGGACCGGGAAGTGGCCAGGGGATATGCCCGGGGCATTCCTGCTGTTGAGGTACGCCCTGAGTGGAAGGAGCACCTTTTAGCCTTACTGGCCTTTTTAGAAAAAGGGGGTTACGCCCGGTGCGCGAATTAG
- a CDS encoding ATP-binding protein: protein MRELVVLSGKGGTGKTTVCGSLAVLASNKVMADCDVDAANLHLLLDPVLKSSSPFYGLKKATINQEKCLGCNLCLHLCRYDAIGPGSIVDPVLCEGCTVCYHACPCGAVEMIEHVAGYLFLSDTRYGPLVHARLGIAEDNSGKLVAAVRKEARRLAEEEKKELIITDGPPGIGCPAISCLSGADLVLVITEPTFSGRHDLERVLELAKHFGCRTAVCINKWDLEPENTRELESLCNRHSVPVAGYLPYDESVMEAVKSGRPVIQECSGPMAEGMLALWDELKTLLELR, encoded by the coding sequence GTGCGCGAATTAGTGGTGCTCAGCGGGAAAGGAGGTACGGGTAAAACCACCGTCTGCGGGAGCCTGGCCGTACTGGCTTCCAATAAGGTGATGGCAGATTGTGATGTGGACGCGGCAAACTTACATTTACTTCTGGACCCTGTGTTGAAATCCTCCTCACCCTTTTACGGCTTGAAAAAAGCCACGATCAACCAGGAAAAGTGCCTGGGGTGTAATCTCTGCCTGCATTTATGCCGGTATGATGCCATCGGTCCCGGATCTATTGTGGATCCGGTTCTCTGTGAAGGATGTACCGTTTGTTATCACGCCTGTCCCTGCGGGGCAGTGGAAATGATAGAGCATGTAGCCGGTTATTTATTCCTGTCCGATACCCGTTACGGTCCCCTGGTACATGCGCGGCTGGGTATAGCCGAAGATAATTCGGGGAAACTGGTGGCGGCGGTGCGCAAAGAAGCCCGCCGCCTGGCAGAGGAAGAAAAAAAAGAACTGATCATTACCGATGGTCCACCCGGTATAGGCTGTCCCGCCATTTCTTGCTTATCGGGAGCGGATCTGGTCCTGGTAATAACCGAACCCACTTTTTCCGGAAGACACGACCTGGAACGGGTTCTGGAACTGGCAAAACATTTCGGATGCCGGACTGCAGTTTGCATCAACAAATGGGACCTGGAGCCTGAAAACACCCGCGAACTGGAGTCGCTCTGCAACCGGCATTCCGTTCCGGTGGCAGGGTACCTGCCCTACGACGAAAGTGTAATGGAGGCAGTTAAAAGCGGCCGGCCGGTCATCCAGGAATGTTCCGGCCCCATGGCAGAGGGAATGCTTGCTTTATGGGATGAACTTAAAACCCTGTTGGAATTGAGGTGA
- a CDS encoding NifB/NifX family molybdenum-iron cluster-binding protein gives MKIALPNDRGQVNQHFGRSEEFVIFEMSGQEIKSRETVSTATLQHNHEGLAELFKNKGVDVLILGGVGPRAIQALQQYGLQVITGASGNVEEVARAYARGELVSRGSICDHGHGHGSHCHHGPGCH, from the coding sequence ATGAAAATTGCCCTCCCCAACGACCGCGGCCAGGTTAACCAGCATTTCGGCAGGAGCGAAGAATTTGTTATTTTCGAGATGTCCGGCCAGGAAATTAAAAGCCGGGAAACAGTATCCACCGCCACCCTGCAGCATAACCACGAAGGTCTGGCCGAACTGTTTAAAAACAAAGGGGTTGATGTATTAATTCTGGGCGGCGTAGGACCCCGTGCCATACAGGCGCTGCAGCAATACGGCCTGCAGGTGATCACCGGTGCCAGCGGTAACGTGGAAGAGGTGGCCCGGGCCTATGCCCGGGGGGAACTGGTCAGCCGGGGGTCCATATGTGACCACGGCCACGGTCACGGTAGTCACTGTCATCACGGGCCGGGCTGCCATTAA
- a CDS encoding iron-sulfur cluster assembly scaffold protein has translation MSFDLDRLAEELQKKIWSQFSDVVIDHANNPRNIGSIEDADGYASVTGLCGDTIQIWLKVTDGKIGEITFWTDGCGTTIAAGSMVTELARGKALPEALQITPRDVLDALGGLPEESVHCAFLAANALHEAIKDYRKSQAGHFNGGPQTRSGAEGK, from the coding sequence ATGAGTTTTGATCTGGATAGATTGGCGGAGGAACTCCAGAAAAAAATCTGGTCACAATTCAGTGATGTAGTTATCGATCATGCCAACAATCCCAGGAACATCGGGAGCATTGAAGATGCAGACGGGTATGCCAGCGTTACCGGCTTATGCGGCGACACGATCCAGATCTGGCTGAAGGTAACGGATGGGAAAATTGGTGAAATTACCTTTTGGACTGACGGCTGCGGCACCACCATCGCCGCCGGTAGTATGGTTACCGAACTGGCCAGGGGTAAGGCTCTCCCTGAGGCCTTGCAGATCACACCTCGTGACGTGCTGGATGCTCTGGGAGGACTGCCTGAAGAAAGCGTGCATTGCGCTTTTCTGGCGGCAAACGCCCTGCATGAAGCTATCAAAGATTACCGGAAATCTCAAGCCGGCCATTTCAATGGCGGCCCACAGACCAGATCGGGGGCCGAGGGTAAATAA
- a CDS encoding type II toxin-antitoxin system HicB family antitoxin, with protein MVKERYIYPAIFDYADDGISVEFPDLPGCITCGDTEEEALHMAKEALALHLYGMEQEGMAIPEPSKISQIKAEPNQAIVLIEVWMPPFRDRMEEKAVKKTLTIPKWLNDMAEERKVNFSQVLQAALKEYLGLEGRHRQ; from the coding sequence ATGGTAAAAGAGAGATATATATATCCAGCAATCTTTGATTATGCTGATGACGGCATTTCAGTCGAATTTCCCGACCTTCCTGGATGCATTACCTGCGGCGATACTGAAGAAGAGGCCCTGCACATGGCCAAAGAAGCATTAGCACTCCACCTGTACGGCATGGAACAGGAGGGCATGGCCATCCCTGAGCCAAGCAAAATTAGCCAAATCAAGGCAGAGCCCAACCAAGCTATTGTGCTTATCGAAGTTTGGATGCCACCATTTCGCGACAGGATGGAAGAAAAGGCTGTTAAAAAAACTCTGACCATTCCCAAGTGGCTAAACGACATGGCCGAAGAAAGAAAAGTTAATTTTTCCCAAGTACTTCAAGCAGCGCTCAAAGAGTACCTTGGATTGGAGGGACGCCACAGGCAATAG
- a CDS encoding type II toxin-antitoxin system HicA family toxin, protein MKTYSSKEIITILKQDGWQLVRVTGSHHQFKHPIKKGLVTVPHPKKSLPAKTVKSIFKQAEIEA, encoded by the coding sequence ATGAAAACATACTCCTCAAAAGAAATCATAACCATACTGAAGCAAGACGGTTGGCAGTTAGTCAGAGTAACAGGAAGCCACCACCAATTCAAGCATCCAATAAAAAAGGGGCTGGTTACCGTCCCCCACCCAAAGAAAAGCCTGCCAGCCAAAACAGTGAAAAGCATCTTTAAGCAAGCGGAGATAGAGGCGTAA
- a CDS encoding manganese catalase family protein: MWIYEKKLEYPVRVYKTDLRMARYLMAQYGGPDSELSAAVRYLTQRYTMPTNKARGLLTDIGTEELAHWEIVGTMIYRLMKGATPEQLRREDLGAYFAEHDRAVYPVDASGVPWTAAYVQATGDPVTDLHENMAAEQKARTTYEHLIRLTDDPGVKDTLRFLREREVVHFQRFGEALVDVQEELTRKKVF; encoded by the coding sequence ATGTGGATTTACGAAAAAAAGCTGGAATATCCAGTAAGGGTCTATAAGACCGACCTGCGCATGGCCAGGTATCTGATGGCCCAGTACGGCGGGCCCGACAGCGAGTTGTCGGCTGCCGTAAGGTATTTAACCCAGCGCTACACCATGCCCACGAATAAAGCTCGAGGCCTGCTCACGGACATTGGCACCGAAGAGCTGGCCCACTGGGAAATTGTAGGTACCATGATCTATCGCCTGATGAAGGGTGCCACCCCGGAACAGTTGCGCCGGGAAGATCTGGGAGCTTATTTTGCCGAACACGACCGGGCGGTCTACCCGGTGGATGCGAGCGGGGTACCCTGGACGGCCGCCTACGTCCAGGCCACCGGAGACCCGGTCACCGACCTGCATGAAAACATGGCGGCGGAGCAGAAGGCCCGCACCACCTACGAACACCTGATCCGGCTGACCGACGACCCCGGCGTCAAGGATACCCTGCGTTTCCTGCGGGAAAGGGAAGTGGTGCACTTCCAGCGTTTCGGCGAGGCGCTGGTTGACGTCCAGGAGGAGTTGACCCGGAAAAAGGTGTTTTAA
- a CDS encoding spore coat protein CotJB has protein sequence MDSRRLQLLHDIMALEFVAIELTLYLDTHPTEQEPLNDYNLVTERLNQLKAHYERMYGPLVSYGFSPSEYPWRWVEDPWPWEIQF, from the coding sequence GTGGACTCGAGGCGGTTACAACTGCTGCATGACATTATGGCATTAGAATTCGTAGCCATAGAGTTGACCCTTTACCTGGACACCCATCCCACTGAACAGGAGCCTTTAAATGATTACAACCTGGTTACCGAGCGCTTGAACCAGCTGAAGGCCCATTACGAGCGCATGTACGGTCCGCTGGTATCTTATGGCTTTTCGCCCAGCGAATACCCCTGGCGCTGGGTTGAAGATCCCTGGCCCTGGGAAATTCAATTTTAA
- a CDS encoding spore coat associated protein CotJA, with translation MTTPEKTPEQEVKAAAADAPLVAHTTAFYPPLRLAQAYVPPQRYGRTYSPAEALEKGTFFPELYSPYPY, from the coding sequence ATGACCACTCCCGAAAAAACGCCAGAGCAGGAAGTAAAAGCAGCCGCCGCAGACGCTCCCCTGGTCGCCCATACCACTGCCTTTTACCCCCCGCTACGGTTGGCGCAGGCCTATGTACCCCCCCAGCGTTACGGCAGAACTTACAGTCCGGCGGAAGCTCTGGAAAAAGGCACCTTTTTCCCTGAACTTTACAGCCCCTACCCCTATTAA
- a CDS encoding 4-hydroxyphenylacetate 3-hydroxylase N-terminal domain-containing protein, whose product MAWRCFALKTAAEYMESMKDLSPRIFLGGKQVNLLENPTTMTVVRANARVYELAEDPQYQEIMTAISPYTGERVSRCLHIAQSIHDLEMRAEMALLTSQVLGTCNYRCVGADTLNALAGVTWEMDRDLGTEYHQRFINYLKYLQENDLAVSGAVTDPKGERTRRPAQQEDPDVYVHVVEKRSDGIVVRGAKVSQSGAIGCHETVVIPTMAMRPGEENFAVAFAVPNGAPGITYISQYTPFTAEREVIPDIKYLGNPLYGQRETCTMVFENVFIPWERVFLCGETQFTGKLIARFAKTHRMNCGGACKVGFADLIIGASQLAAEYSGVHKAPHIVEKITDMIRVRETCYACAIAAAVKGREEPAGSGFYQPDDVFGNVAKLTVADGFWEIMKWAGDIGGGMAVTMPSELELENPETAQYIRKFMKAAAPAELRLRIAKFIQNWCAGLHGAGTWHGAGSPQAQKMALFALTDLEKKKKLAKNLAGIAE is encoded by the coding sequence TTGGCATGGAGGTGTTTTGCATTGAAAACAGCGGCAGAATACATGGAAAGCATGAAAGATCTGAGCCCCAGGATATTTCTGGGAGGCAAGCAGGTGAATCTCTTAGAAAACCCCACTACCATGACTGTAGTCCGGGCCAACGCGCGGGTGTATGAACTGGCAGAAGACCCGCAATATCAAGAGATTATGACAGCCATATCGCCTTATACCGGTGAACGGGTCAGCCGCTGCCTGCACATTGCCCAGAGTATCCATGACCTGGAAATGCGGGCCGAGATGGCCCTTTTAACCAGTCAGGTGCTGGGGACATGCAACTACCGGTGTGTGGGGGCGGATACACTCAACGCCCTGGCGGGTGTCACCTGGGAAATGGACCGGGACCTGGGAACGGAATATCACCAGCGGTTTATAAACTACCTTAAATACTTGCAGGAAAATGACCTGGCCGTAAGCGGTGCCGTTACCGATCCGAAGGGAGAAAGAACCAGGCGTCCGGCGCAACAGGAAGACCCGGACGTTTATGTCCACGTGGTGGAAAAACGTTCCGACGGTATTGTGGTGCGGGGTGCCAAGGTAAGCCAGAGCGGGGCTATCGGGTGCCATGAAACGGTGGTTATCCCGACCATGGCCATGCGCCCCGGGGAGGAAAACTTTGCCGTAGCCTTTGCGGTTCCCAACGGCGCTCCCGGCATCACCTATATCAGCCAGTACACTCCCTTTACAGCCGAACGGGAAGTGATCCCGGATATTAAATACCTGGGTAATCCCCTGTACGGCCAGAGGGAAACCTGTACTATGGTTTTTGAAAACGTATTTATTCCCTGGGAGAGGGTCTTCCTGTGCGGTGAAACCCAATTTACCGGCAAACTGATTGCCCGCTTTGCCAAAACCCACCGCATGAATTGCGGTGGTGCCTGCAAAGTTGGATTTGCGGATTTGATCATTGGAGCGTCTCAACTGGCGGCAGAGTATTCGGGTGTCCATAAAGCCCCGCACATTGTCGAAAAAATTACCGATATGATCCGGGTCAGGGAAACCTGTTACGCCTGTGCCATAGCTGCTGCCGTAAAAGGCCGGGAAGAACCGGCGGGTTCTGGATTTTACCAGCCGGACGACGTCTTTGGCAATGTGGCCAAGCTTACCGTAGCTGACGGGTTTTGGGAAATCATGAAATGGGCCGGGGATATTGGGGGTGGTATGGCCGTGACCATGCCCTCGGAACTGGAACTGGAAAATCCAGAAACGGCCCAGTACATCAGGAAATTCATGAAGGCGGCCGCACCTGCCGAGTTAAGGTTGCGCATAGCCAAGTTCATTCAAAACTGGTGCGCCGGCCTGCACGGCGCAGGCACGTGGCACGGGGCCGGGTCTCCCCAGGCCCAAAAGATGGCCCTGTTCGCCCTCACCGACCTGGAAAAAAAGAAAAAGCTGGCCAAAAACCTAGCCGGCATTGCGGAATGA